Proteins encoded within one genomic window of Borrelia parkeri:
- a CDS encoding ribose-phosphate pyrophosphokinase, which produces MGLLIKKSIGIIACPGGRVFADKIMEELKKIFLDSESEVIEKISQTSSCFKEDVLKLEEILSPFLEGLEFSNLRFDESVEIPVNFVKFANGEFKAEILKTIRNKDIFIVQDVSNTYPVNVNNNEKVVMTINDHLMNLMTTIDACMQAKANSVSVIIPSYPYSRQDKKHSREGLTASLFGRFLEELRVKHILTLDIHSKAIENVFRKTYFENLNASYEIFDALAELIDIRDSSLVVVSPDTGAVNRNKFFASNLKRPLALLYKERDYSKVTHNVNDSNISVTKLLGDVEGKNVFMSDDILATGGTLIKAVKLLKSMGAKKIICAISLPFFNGDAIRYFDKAYEEGYFYKIIGTNAVYHDDRLISKPWYYEANVAHLFAGAIFAIHNRVSLQKILDRSHDIQNLISKS; this is translated from the coding sequence TTGGGTTTGCTTATTAAGAAATCAATAGGAATTATTGCCTGTCCCGGTGGAAGAGTATTTGCAGATAAAATAATGGAAGAACTTAAAAAAATATTTTTAGATAGTGAGAGTGAAGTTATTGAAAAAATTTCGCAAACTTCTAGTTGTTTCAAAGAAGATGTCTTGAAGCTTGAAGAAATTTTGTCTCCTTTTTTAGAAGGACTTGAATTTTCTAACTTAAGATTTGATGAGTCTGTGGAAATTCCTGTAAACTTTGTTAAGTTTGCTAATGGTGAATTTAAGGCAGAAATTTTAAAAACCATAAGAAATAAAGATATTTTTATTGTGCAAGATGTTTCTAATACTTATCCAGTTAATGTCAATAATAATGAAAAAGTAGTAATGACAATTAATGATCATTTAATGAACTTGATGACCACAATAGATGCATGCATGCAGGCTAAGGCTAATTCTGTTAGTGTTATCATTCCTTCTTATCCTTACTCGAGGCAAGATAAAAAGCATTCAAGAGAAGGTTTAACAGCAAGTCTTTTTGGAAGATTTTTAGAAGAATTGAGAGTTAAACATATTTTAACGCTAGACATTCATTCAAAAGCGATTGAAAATGTTTTTAGAAAAACGTATTTTGAAAATTTAAATGCATCTTATGAAATTTTTGATGCTTTAGCTGAATTAATAGATATTAGGGATTCAAGTTTGGTAGTTGTTTCTCCTGATACAGGTGCTGTGAATAGGAACAAATTTTTTGCATCTAATCTGAAAAGGCCTTTAGCTTTGCTTTATAAGGAAAGAGATTATTCAAAGGTAACGCATAATGTTAACGATTCTAATATTTCTGTTACTAAACTTTTAGGAGATGTTGAGGGTAAAAATGTTTTTATGAGTGATGATATTTTGGCTACTGGTGGAACCTTAATTAAGGCTGTGAAACTTTTAAAAAGTATGGGGGCTAAGAAGATTATATGTGCAATAAGTCTCCCATTTTTTAATGGAGATGCAATTAGATATTTTGATAAAGCTTATGAGGAAGGCTATTTTTATAAAATAATTGGGACAAATGCTGTGTATCATGATGATAGGCTTATAAGTAAACCTTGGTATTATGAAGCTAATGTTGCACATCTTTTTGCAGGTGCAATTTTTGCCATTCACAATAGGGTTAGTTTGCAAAAAATTCTTGATAGAAGTCATGACATTCAAAATTTGATTTCTAAGAGTTAA
- a CDS encoding FGGY-family carbohydrate kinase, whose translation MDVLSIDIGTSTLKSALINSHHGVLESFDVNYFDHFNVDFENFDYKIWLFAFKRIISNFKYKKIDCISISGISPCLIALDSNLVPLEVLHWNSSKVVGNFRGKSSFLPFVLSTVERGVYEKVRYFVSCFEYFIYLLTGNLITSYPSLSYIPFIWNDIEIREHNLDTNKFPPFLRMGEVAGRVTNSASIEFGIDSGIEVINAGIDYLSVLIGSGAFFSGIVSNRTGTSEGFNFISDAYLSDFSLVYPYFLDNLFVIGRIVPSGYLFQLFKDRFFKKKKSFEEFFEEISRVYDSGNVYFYLSKRELFSDHILIDSQIRDNLSKGIFGKVDNPLQIGIAILEASYFSFYNKILQLKSFKRDVLDIFVSGSNSDNLFLNELKANIIGKDLKMFEFKHAEIIGNAILAFCCLGEFDSLDKAFKKLAKFKEIISFNASMHDVYLEKYHKYVSNFNLFVNS comes from the coding sequence ATGGATGTACTCAGTATTGATATTGGTACTAGTACTTTAAAATCCGCTTTAATTAATTCTCATCATGGGGTTTTAGAGAGTTTTGATGTAAATTATTTTGATCATTTCAATGTTGATTTTGAAAACTTTGATTATAAAATATGGCTTTTTGCTTTCAAGAGAATAATTTCTAATTTTAAGTATAAAAAAATAGATTGTATTTCTATTAGTGGTATTTCCCCATGTCTAATAGCTCTTGATTCAAATTTGGTTCCTTTGGAAGTTTTACATTGGAATTCTTCTAAGGTGGTTGGTAACTTTAGAGGAAAATCATCTTTCTTACCTTTTGTGCTTAGCACAGTTGAGAGGGGAGTTTATGAAAAGGTTAGATATTTTGTATCTTGTTTTGAATATTTTATTTATTTGCTTACAGGTAATCTGATTACAAGCTATCCAAGTCTGTCTTATATTCCTTTTATTTGGAATGATATTGAAATAAGAGAGCATAATCTTGATACAAATAAATTTCCCCCTTTCTTAAGGATGGGAGAGGTTGCTGGCCGGGTTACTAATAGTGCTAGTATTGAATTTGGCATTGATAGTGGAATAGAAGTAATTAATGCTGGAATAGATTATTTAAGCGTGCTTATTGGCAGTGGGGCATTCTTTTCTGGAATTGTATCAAATAGAACAGGTACAAGTGAAGGTTTTAATTTTATCTCAGATGCATATTTGTCAGACTTTTCTTTGGTGTATCCCTATTTTTTAGATAATTTATTTGTTATTGGAAGAATAGTTCCTTCTGGATACTTATTTCAATTGTTTAAAGATAGATTCTTTAAAAAGAAAAAATCTTTTGAGGAATTTTTTGAAGAGATTTCTAGAGTATATGATTCAGGTAATGTTTATTTTTATTTAAGCAAGAGGGAGCTTTTTTCTGATCATATTTTAATAGATTCGCAAATAAGAGATAATTTGAGTAAAGGTATTTTTGGAAAAGTAGATAATCCTTTACAGATAGGAATTGCAATTCTTGAAGCCTCTTATTTTTCCTTTTACAATAAAATACTTCAGCTTAAATCTTTTAAAAGGGATGTTTTAGACATTTTTGTGAGTGGTTCTAATTCAGATAATTTGTTTTTAAATGAACTAAAAGCGAATATCATTGGTAAAGATTTAAAGATGTTTGAATTTAAACATGCCGAGATTATCGGTAATGCAATCTTGGCTTTTTGTTGCTTAGGGGAGTTCGATAGCTTGGATAAGGCATTTAAAAAGCTTGCTAAATTTAAAGAGATTATATCCTTTAATGCTAGTATGCATGATGTTTATTTAGAGAAATATCATAAGTATGTTTCTAATTTTAATTTATTTGTTAATAGTTAA
- a CDS encoding SPOR domain-containing protein, protein MRDFNENNNKGFLVALTSIVTVCTIIFLGIIIFFPNKNLASEIAGKNIILQETKDEKVIASENNEDTLAITDKPNEIIIDLTQDIKQDKSFNSSINQNNKKIINKKEPQIINQHKTTNTHKKEEKLQKTQTIAKTKQENKKEQKNNNFENKYDPRKEYYIQFASLSDPISADNNIQELIKYKINAKIYSATINDKDTYRVRSGPYKTISEAKLDLNKISGSSEFKDAYILTINK, encoded by the coding sequence ATGAGAGATTTTAATGAAAATAATAACAAAGGATTTTTAGTAGCATTAACTTCAATTGTAACTGTTTGTACAATTATATTTCTTGGAATAATTATTTTCTTCCCAAATAAAAACTTAGCCTCAGAAATTGCGGGTAAAAATATTATTTTACAAGAAACAAAAGATGAAAAAGTTATAGCAAGTGAAAATAATGAAGATACTTTAGCAATAACTGATAAGCCAAATGAAATCATAATTGACCTCACACAAGATATCAAACAAGATAAAAGTTTCAATAGTAGTATAAATCAAAATAATAAAAAAATTATTAACAAAAAAGAACCACAAATCATAAATCAACATAAAACTACAAACACACACAAAAAAGAAGAAAAATTGCAAAAAACACAAACAATTGCAAAGACAAAGCAAGAAAACAAAAAAGAACAAAAAAACAATAACTTTGAAAACAAATATGACCCTCGAAAAGAATACTACATACAATTTGCATCACTCTCAGATCCAATCTCTGCTGATAACAATATTCAAGAATTGATAAAATATAAAATAAATGCAAAAATCTATTCAGCAACAATAAACGATAAAGACACCTATAGAGTCAGATCTGGACCTTACAAAACCATATCAGAGGCAAAACTCGATCTCAATAAAATATCAGGCTCAAGTGAGTTTAAGGATGCTTACATATTAACTATTAACAAATAA
- the coaE gene encoding dephospho-CoA kinase (Dephospho-CoA kinase (CoaE) performs the final step in coenzyme A biosynthesis.), whose product MGRNSSIIGITGRISTGKDTVSKIISSEYGFHEINVDKIGHIALHAKQDTVVKIFGKQILNNKNEIERIKLRNIVFNDRKKLEKLEAITHPLIYKEVEQVILKKKFDKIIINAALLFKLNLAKFCGHIFITKANDEIIKKRLRSSRNIDENLIINILTYQKDIFLNKNILNSKIINIINNESYEYLKNEIRTKMKEVT is encoded by the coding sequence ATGGGGAGAAATTCATCGATAATTGGCATAACTGGTAGAATATCAACTGGCAAAGATACCGTTTCAAAAATCATTAGCAGTGAATATGGTTTTCACGAAATAAATGTAGATAAAATTGGACACATAGCCCTACACGCAAAACAAGACACAGTAGTCAAGATATTTGGAAAACAAATATTAAATAATAAAAACGAAATAGAAAGAATAAAATTGAGAAATATTGTATTTAATGACAGGAAAAAACTAGAAAAATTAGAAGCAATAACACATCCCCTTATATATAAAGAAGTAGAACAAGTAATATTAAAGAAAAAATTTGATAAAATTATAATTAATGCTGCACTACTTTTTAAATTAAATCTTGCAAAATTCTGCGGGCATATATTTATAACAAAAGCAAATGATGAGATAATAAAAAAAAGACTCAGATCAAGTCGCAATATTGATGAAAATTTGATTATAAATATTCTTACGTATCAAAAAGATATTTTTTTAAATAAAAATATTCTAAATTCAAAAATAATAAATATAATTAACAATGAGAGCTATGAATATCTAAAAAATGAGATTAGGACAAAGATGAAAGAGGTAACATAG
- the polA gene encoding DNA polymerase I, giving the protein MKEIYLIDALNIIFRNYHVMKNNPLTNSKGENVNAFIGFFKTLFFIIKEKNPDNLIVTFDSETQTFRQQKYPSYKATRDAPPDNLIPQIYWIKESLIKANIPMFEIQGYEADDLIASFAKKAESNNYLTYIISPDKDLLQLMSAKTKILKIENSSFVEMDNDYVMKKFGVNKSQIKDYLSIVGDRSDNIPGIKGIGEKGAAKLLNEFQTLNGIYDNLDSINNKYREILLRERKNAFLSYELISLVEDLELPALEEFKLENLKEDILSLFEEYSATTLIKSYKTILKKRYATNQTQKSLFETNINQIGTDILQTTTSHSNALKTIQEENIKYETILKKEQLDLLIEKLKQANYIAIDTETTSLNVHEAQIIGISVSFKEFESYYIPIETKEKKTIEKEYIIQKFNEFFKAKPKLIGQNYKFDYKILKKHEFNVIPPYFDTMIAAYIIDPNTKVSLDFLAEKYLMHKNIRYEEIVAQNGTLKDIPLEMASNYAAEDADITFRLFKIFTKKLKEDNLENLMTDIEMPFSNVITEMEENGIYLDKDYLRQYGYELDKELKLIENEIIKSIGIEFNLNSTKQLHTVLFERLNLILPQNVKQDSTDIKVLETIKEQHESIPKLIQYRQIAKLKNTYTDNLIEFINEKTNKIHTNFIQTKTATGRISSTSPNLQNIPIKDEKGRKIREAFKPEKGNIFISADYSQIELVILAHLSEDESLIEAFKNKKDIHIKTASQLFKVDEEKVTSSMRRIAKSINFGIIYRMSSFRLSKELSIKREEAQKFIDSYFNLYSKIKTFIQNQIDFVRKNGYSETLLKRRRYIKEINSQNYSERSGAERIAINSIIQGSASDIMKIAMIKVYNELKSKNLKAKILLQVHDEMLIESPEQECEEVNKIIKEMMENAYPLKLPLKVNIETGKSWGEIHR; this is encoded by the coding sequence ATGAAAGAAATTTACCTAATTGATGCCTTAAATATAATATTTAGAAACTATCATGTAATGAAAAACAATCCTTTAACAAATAGCAAAGGAGAAAATGTTAATGCATTTATTGGCTTTTTCAAAACTCTTTTTTTCATAATAAAAGAGAAAAATCCAGACAATCTAATTGTAACTTTTGACTCAGAGACACAAACATTTAGACAACAAAAGTATCCAAGTTACAAAGCAACAAGAGATGCTCCTCCAGATAATTTAATTCCACAAATTTACTGGATCAAAGAAAGTCTAATAAAAGCAAACATCCCAATGTTCGAAATACAAGGATACGAAGCTGATGATCTTATAGCCAGCTTTGCAAAAAAAGCAGAAAGCAACAATTACTTAACTTATATCATTTCTCCAGACAAAGATTTATTACAACTGATGTCGGCTAAAACCAAAATACTTAAAATCGAGAATAGTAGCTTTGTGGAAATGGATAATGATTATGTGATGAAAAAATTTGGAGTAAATAAATCCCAAATCAAAGATTATTTATCCATTGTTGGAGACAGATCAGATAATATACCAGGTATCAAAGGAATTGGGGAAAAGGGAGCTGCTAAGCTACTAAATGAATTTCAAACATTAAATGGAATATACGATAATTTAGATTCTATCAACAATAAATATAGAGAAATATTACTAAGAGAGAGAAAAAATGCCTTTTTAAGTTATGAACTTATTAGTCTTGTAGAAGATCTAGAATTGCCAGCACTTGAAGAATTTAAACTGGAAAACTTAAAAGAAGACATCCTTTCATTATTTGAAGAATATTCTGCAACAACCCTAATTAAATCTTACAAGACTATATTAAAAAAAAGATATGCTACAAATCAAACACAAAAGTCGCTCTTTGAAACCAATATAAATCAAATAGGCACAGATATTTTACAAACAACAACATCACATTCAAATGCTCTTAAAACAATACAAGAAGAAAATATCAAATATGAAACAATATTAAAAAAAGAACAACTTGACTTACTAATAGAAAAACTAAAACAAGCAAACTATATAGCAATAGATACAGAAACAACTTCTCTTAATGTCCATGAAGCGCAAATAATAGGAATTTCAGTTTCATTTAAAGAATTTGAAAGCTACTATATTCCTATAGAAACTAAAGAAAAAAAAACTATTGAAAAAGAATACATAATCCAAAAATTCAACGAATTTTTTAAAGCAAAACCTAAGTTAATTGGTCAAAACTACAAATTCGATTACAAAATACTTAAAAAACATGAATTTAATGTAATCCCACCTTACTTTGATACAATGATAGCAGCATATATTATCGATCCAAACACAAAAGTATCTCTTGATTTCTTAGCAGAAAAATATTTAATGCATAAAAATATCAGGTACGAAGAAATAGTAGCACAAAATGGTACTTTAAAAGACATACCACTTGAGATGGCCTCCAATTACGCTGCTGAAGATGCTGATATTACTTTCAGGTTATTTAAAATTTTTACAAAAAAACTCAAAGAAGATAACCTTGAAAATCTAATGACAGATATAGAAATGCCATTTAGCAATGTCATTACAGAAATGGAAGAAAATGGAATTTATCTCGATAAAGATTATCTAAGACAATATGGCTATGAACTTGATAAAGAATTAAAATTAATTGAAAATGAGATAATAAAAAGTATAGGTATTGAATTTAATCTAAATTCAACGAAACAACTACATACGGTCTTATTTGAAAGATTAAATCTAATACTACCCCAAAATGTCAAGCAAGATTCAACAGACATTAAGGTACTAGAGACAATAAAAGAGCAACATGAATCTATACCAAAACTCATACAATATAGGCAAATCGCAAAACTCAAAAATACATATACAGATAATTTAATAGAGTTTATAAATGAAAAAACAAACAAAATACATACAAATTTTATACAAACAAAAACAGCAACGGGTCGTATTTCAAGTACCTCACCTAACCTACAAAATATTCCAATCAAAGATGAAAAAGGACGTAAAATAAGAGAAGCATTTAAACCTGAGAAAGGCAATATTTTTATTTCTGCTGACTATTCACAAATTGAACTTGTCATACTAGCCCATCTCTCAGAAGACGAATCATTAATTGAGGCATTCAAAAATAAAAAAGACATTCACATAAAAACAGCATCGCAACTCTTTAAAGTAGATGAGGAAAAAGTAACATCTTCCATGAGAAGAATAGCAAAATCAATTAATTTTGGAATAATTTATAGAATGTCATCCTTTAGGCTCTCAAAAGAACTGTCTATTAAAAGAGAAGAAGCTCAAAAGTTCATCGATTCATACTTCAATCTTTATTCTAAAATAAAAACTTTTATACAAAATCAAATAGATTTTGTCAGAAAAAATGGATACAGTGAAACTCTTCTTAAAAGAAGGAGATATATAAAAGAAATTAATAGTCAAAATTACTCAGAACGCTCAGGAGCTGAACGAATAGCAATAAATAGTATAATTCAAGGCAGTGCATCTGATATAATGAAAATCGCAATGATTAAAGTATATAATGAACTTAAAAGTAAAAACTTAAAGGCAAAAATACTCTTACAAGTACATGATGAAATGCTAATCGAATCGCCCGAACAAGAATGTGAAGAAGTAAACAAAATAATCAAAGAAATGATGGAAAATGCCTATCCTTTAAAACTTCCTCTAAAAGTAAATATTGAGACTGGAAAATCATGGGGAGAAATTCATCGATAA
- the fliS gene encoding flagellar export chaperone FliS, translating to MIAKEEIYKKTQINTSSPISILVMLYEKAIQDLELAKEFYKSKDPTSTAKADEKVYHAQDIIIELMSTLNFEDGGDISNNLFSIYSFLNKTLENVTLEKNRDNIQEVLKHLKNLHTAWKALLKKDNNIINKKLGINIVN from the coding sequence TTGATAGCAAAAGAAGAAATCTATAAAAAAACACAAATCAATACATCAAGTCCTATATCAATATTGGTAATGCTTTATGAGAAAGCAATACAAGATTTAGAGCTTGCCAAAGAATTTTATAAAAGTAAAGATCCAACTAGTACAGCAAAAGCAGATGAAAAAGTTTACCATGCACAAGATATCATCATTGAATTAATGTCCACACTAAATTTTGAAGATGGTGGAGATATTTCAAATAACTTATTCTCAATATATTCTTTTTTAAACAAAACATTAGAAAATGTTACATTAGAAAAAAATAGGGATAATATTCAAGAAGTTTTAAAGCATCTTAAAAATCTGCACACAGCTTGGAAAGCATTGCTTAAAAAAGATAATAATATTATTAACAAGAAATTAGGAATCAATATTGTCAACTAA
- a CDS encoding response regulator produces the protein MEKNKKALIVDDSIFMRKNLIKILKKLGFNEFFEAEDGIQAIKEFEKQEEIHLITLDITMMSMDGITALEKINKVNEKLARKMNVLMVTALGKQELIAKALELGAKGYITKPFKEEQIAEQIKRLN, from the coding sequence TTGGAAAAAAATAAAAAGGCCTTAATAGTTGATGATTCTATTTTTATGCGAAAAAACTTAATCAAGATATTGAAAAAACTAGGCTTTAACGAATTTTTTGAAGCAGAAGATGGAATACAGGCTATTAAAGAATTCGAAAAACAGGAAGAAATTCATCTGATAACTCTTGATATAACAATGATGAGCATGGATGGCATTACAGCCCTTGAAAAAATAAATAAAGTTAACGAAAAACTTGCACGAAAAATGAATGTATTGATGGTTACAGCACTTGGAAAACAAGAACTCATTGCAAAAGCTTTAGAACTTGGAGCAAAAGGATATATTACAAAACCTTTCAAAGAAGAGCAAATAGCAGAACAAATAAAAAGATTAAACTAG
- the ligA gene encoding NAD-dependent DNA ligase LigA, producing the protein MIKDIEDEILCLRYNIRKWNKEYYVDSSPSVSDLTYDKALLRLQDLESKYPEYKTLDSPTLKFGSDLLNNFEEVKHSFPILSLDKAYDIKGLLLWIEKMVLEGSSLGSYTGISVEPKIDGCSIVLYYKDGILKRALTRGDGRVGNDVTENVRTIKNVPLSIDEKVELVLRGEIYITKENFLKINHTLKNPYLNARNLASGILRRINSREVASFPLDIFVYDILYSSLGLSTNHDAFDKLKKFGFKINPFCKFFGGKNLEEITNHVKKIEMQRNSLEYEIDGVVLKVDSFILREILGYTSHHPKWSIAYKFESCTGVSKIVDIVVQVGRSGKITPVAHVERVFVAGAFITNASLHNQDYIDSIGLNVGDVVAISRRGDVIPAVELVVEKLAIGSFKISSNCPSCKMALIKEGSHLFCVNKHCPYRIIEQIKYFCSKKCMNIVGLSGKTIEFLFEMKFISSEIELYTLNFDRLINLRGFDLKRIDNLKRSISDSKGRPFRKLLLGMGIKELGANTILVLINNNLNSFDIISTLCKNKEVALAKLLKIKGIGERIALNIIEAFNDKTILDKFIFFKELGFKLEECNTNYAVDDSFLFGKNFCITGSFKGYSRDVLIEKIIKKGAIFNRAVTKSLDFLLVGEKPGLKLKKANNLGIKTFGLSDIKDFVDLGN; encoded by the coding sequence ATGATCAAAGATATAGAAGATGAAATTTTATGTTTAAGATATAATATCAGAAAATGGAATAAAGAATATTATGTTGATTCCTCACCCAGTGTGAGTGATTTGACTTATGATAAAGCTCTTTTAAGACTTCAAGATTTGGAAAGTAAGTATCCTGAATATAAAACTTTGGATTCTCCCACTCTTAAATTTGGAAGCGATCTTTTAAATAATTTTGAAGAGGTTAAACATTCTTTCCCTATATTGAGTTTGGATAAGGCTTATGATATTAAGGGATTATTATTGTGGATTGAGAAAATGGTCTTAGAAGGTTCTAGTTTGGGGTCTTATACTGGCATCTCAGTTGAACCCAAAATTGATGGGTGTTCAATTGTTCTCTATTATAAAGATGGAATACTGAAGAGAGCTTTGACTAGGGGAGATGGAAGGGTTGGTAATGATGTTACTGAGAATGTTAGAACAATTAAAAATGTTCCTTTGTCTATTGATGAAAAGGTTGAATTGGTATTGAGGGGTGAAATTTATATTACTAAGGAAAATTTTTTGAAAATAAATCACACATTAAAGAATCCTTATCTTAATGCTAGAAATTTAGCCTCAGGTATACTAAGAAGAATAAATAGTAGAGAAGTTGCTAGTTTTCCTTTAGATATTTTTGTTTATGATATTTTATATTCTAGTTTGGGATTGAGTACTAATCATGATGCGTTTGATAAACTTAAGAAATTTGGATTTAAAATTAATCCTTTTTGTAAATTTTTTGGTGGTAAAAACTTAGAAGAAATTACTAATCATGTTAAAAAGATAGAGATGCAAAGAAATTCTTTGGAATATGAAATTGATGGTGTTGTGTTGAAAGTTGATAGCTTTATTTTAAGGGAAATTTTAGGATATACGTCGCATCATCCGAAGTGGTCAATAGCTTATAAATTTGAATCTTGCACAGGCGTAAGCAAAATTGTTGATATAGTCGTTCAGGTTGGCCGCAGTGGCAAAATTACTCCTGTTGCACATGTGGAGAGGGTATTTGTTGCGGGAGCTTTTATTACTAATGCAAGTCTGCATAATCAAGATTATATAGACTCTATTGGCTTAAATGTTGGAGATGTTGTTGCGATTTCAAGACGTGGAGATGTAATTCCTGCTGTTGAATTGGTGGTAGAAAAGCTTGCGATTGGTAGTTTTAAAATTTCTAGTAATTGTCCTTCATGTAAAATGGCTTTAATTAAAGAGGGTTCACATCTTTTTTGTGTAAATAAACATTGTCCTTATCGAATAATTGAGCAAATAAAATATTTTTGTAGTAAGAAATGCATGAATATTGTAGGACTTTCAGGGAAAACAATAGAGTTCCTTTTTGAAATGAAGTTTATATCTTCGGAGATTGAGCTTTATACTTTAAATTTTGATAGACTTATTAATTTAAGGGGTTTTGATCTTAAGAGAATAGATAATTTAAAGCGTTCAATTAGCGATAGTAAAGGTAGGCCATTTAGAAAGTTGCTTCTTGGTATGGGAATTAAGGAGCTTGGAGCAAATACAATATTGGTTTTAATTAATAACAATTTAAACTCGTTTGATATAATTAGTACTCTTTGCAAAAATAAAGAGGTTGCTCTTGCCAAACTTTTAAAGATTAAGGGAATAGGTGAGAGAATAGCTTTAAATATTATTGAAGCTTTTAATGATAAGACTATTCTTGATAAGTTTATTTTTTTTAAAGAATTAGGGTTTAAATTGGAAGAATGTAATACTAATTATGCTGTGGATGATTCTTTTTTATTTGGCAAAAATTTTTGTATTACAGGTTCTTTTAAAGGGTATTCTAGAGATGTTCTTATTGAAAAGATTATTAAAAAAGGTGCTATTTTCAATAGGGCAGTTACTAAGAGTTTAGATTTTTTACTTGTTGGAGAGAAACCTGGATTAAAATTGAAAAAAGCCAATAATTTGGGAATTAAAACCTTTGGTCTTTCTGATATTAAAGATTTTGTGGATTTAGGTAATTAA